Proteins found in one Pocillopora verrucosa isolate sample1 chromosome 12, ASM3666991v2, whole genome shotgun sequence genomic segment:
- the LOC136277109 gene encoding uncharacterized protein → MYRNKKNCGYPGNSHDSVIFQSTDLWNQIKNQDYLPKIGKKVGSLLVPPLILGDAAFPLQPWLMKPCTNANPTLQQRYYNYRLSRARMVTEGAFGQLKGRWRVLLRRCECSQENTKKAALACVVLHNICLEKGDTITREMDLAIDSKTGNRRDRATIRELLQMRACDKTPDTDTSTRLIREGLIEKLWLEKQGGVVS, encoded by the exons ATGTACAGGAAT aaaaaaaactgcGGCTACCCTGGCAATTCGCATGACTCAGTAATTTTTCAGTCCACTGATCTATGGAATCAAATCAAGAACCAGGACTATCTCCCCAAAATTGGCAAGAAAGTGGGTTCCCTTCTTGTACCTCCCTTGATACTTGGGGATGCAGCATTTCCGTTGCAACCGTGGTTGATGAAGCCGTGCACGAACGCCAACCCTACACTACAACAAAGATATTACAACTACCGGTTGAGCCGAGCCAGAATGGTGACGGAGGGTGCTTTTGGGCAGCTTAAGGGAAGGTGGCGGGTTCTGCTTAGAAGATGCGAGTGCAGCCAGGAGAATACGAAGAAGGCAGCCCTTGCTTGTGTCGTTTTACATAACATTTGCCTTGAAAAAGGGGATACGATTACGAGGGAAATGGATTTGGCAATCGATTCCAAAACCGGAAATAGGCGTGACAGAGCTACGATAAGAGAACTTCTTCAAATGAGAGCTTGCGACAAGACACCCGATACGGATACTAGTACCCGCCTCATAAGAGAGGGTCTTATTGAGAAACTCTGGTTAGAAAAACAAGGTGGGGTTGTCTCCTGA